The proteins below are encoded in one region of Lactuca sativa cultivar Salinas chromosome 3, Lsat_Salinas_v11, whole genome shotgun sequence:
- the LOC111909840 gene encoding uncharacterized protein LOC111909840, with amino-acid sequence MIIFMLIFLSTGLRLYIGNLPSHMDEVLVQTTKSRRIRMVERKTRKRSVDKPKTKHLEARHTMDSKEKKKRSVTLIRDHSKEYLSNLTVEFDQFDRAIGPNRFKFTSYHGVTTRKMISILIDSWDLVDQCDKDQLWLNIKNYWHIRDDNHKAQVLRDCNTQWKAYKSALLKLWEKGVNPVKEYPYLDKAMWKKFIVLKSTEEFEVEHHQFQLRIYRALHQNNLIIHFHQTSIQSSQLLL; translated from the exons ATGATCATTTTTATGCTCATTTTCTTATCAACAGGTCTGAGGTTATACATTGGAAATTTACCATCACATATGGATGAGGTACTAGTGCAAACAACCAAGAGCAGGAGGATCCGTATGGTAGAAAGAAAAACCAGAAAAAGAAGTGTTGATAAACCCAAAACGAAACATCTTGAAGCAAG GCATACAATGGACagtaaagaaaagaaaaagagaagTGTGACATTGATCAGAGATCATTCCAAAGAATATCTATCAAATTTAACAGTTGAGTTTGATCAATTCGATAGAGCTATTGGACCTAACCGCTTTAAGTTCACCAGTTATCATGGAGTGACTACGAGGAAGATGATTTCTATCCTTATAGATAGTTGGGATTTAGTGGATCAATGTGACAAGGATCAATTGTGGTTGAACATAAAG AATTATTGGCATATACGAGATGATAATCATAAAGCACAAGTACTTAGAGATTGCAACACGCAATGGAAGGCCTACAAGTCGGCGCTTCTTAAGTTGTGGGAAAAAGGTGTCAATCCAGTAAAAGAATACCCGTACCTTGACAAAGCAATGTGGAAAAAGTTTATTGTTCTAAAATCCACGGAAGAATTTGAG GTTGAACATCATCAATTCCAATTGAGAATCTACCGAGCACTGCATCAAAATAATCTCATCATACATTTTCACCAAACATCTATTCAGAGCTCACAACTTCTCCTATAG